A region from the Arachis ipaensis cultivar K30076 chromosome B01, Araip1.1, whole genome shotgun sequence genome encodes:
- the LOC107618049 gene encoding cathepsin B-like protease 2, with the protein MELILISFQVITVGEFKRLLSVKPTLKKELISAPIVTHPKSLKLPKEFDARTQWSQCSTIGRILDQGHCDSCWAFGAVESLSDRFCIHFDVVSNLITEQYITVCEYQ; encoded by the exons ATGGAACTAATTCTCATATCATTCCAAGTCATTACG GTTGGAGAATTTAAGCGCCTGCTTAGTGTTAAACCAACTCTTAAGAAGGAACTGATAAGTGCACCCATTGTGACTCATCCAAAATCATTGAAATTGCCAAAGGAGTTTGATGCAAGGACTCAATGGTCTCAGTGTAGTACCATTGGAAGAATTCTAG ATCAG GGTCATTGTGATTCTTGTTGGGCATTTGGTGCTGTAGAGTCATTATCAGATCGATTTTGCATTCATTTTGATGTGGTAAGTAATCTTATTACTGAGCAATATATTACTGTGTGTGAATATCAATAA